The genomic stretch GCATCCTGATCCTGCGCGTGATGCGCAACGGCATCGTGCTGATCGGCGTGCCGGGACTTGCCTACAACATCTTCATCGGCGCGATCATCCTTGGCATGATGGCGCTCCATTCATGGCTGGAACGCCGGCATCAGGCGGGGACTTGAACCATGGCCGAGCCATTGATCCGCATGCAGAACATCCGCAAGTCCTACGGCCGCGTGCAGGCGTTGGAGGATGCCAATTTCCATGTCAACGAGCGCGAGATCGTCGGCCTGCTCGGCGACAATGGCGCCGGCAAGTCGACGCTGATCAAGGTCCTGTCGGGCGCGGTGCCGCTGACCAGCGGCGACATCTTTATCCGCGGCAAGAAGGTCACCTTGCGCAGCACCAGCGACGCCATCGCGCAGGGCATCGAAACGATCTACCAGGATTCCGCGCTGGTCACGCAACTGTCGATCGCCCGCAATCTGTTCCTCGGACGCGAGCCGATCAAGCCGCCGCGTTTCCTCAACCGCATGGACCAGGAGGCGATGAACAATGTCGCCCGCGACCTGCTCAAACAGGTCGGCATCTCGAAGAACATTCCGCCGACGACGCCAATCGGCTCGCTGTCAGGCGGCGAGCGCCAGGCGGTGGCGATCGCGCGCGCCATGCATTTCGACAGCGACCTGATCATCCTCGACGAGCCGACCAACAATCTCGGCGTCGCCGAGACGCAAGGCGTGCTGAGCTTCGTGCGCAGCGCCCGCGATTCCGGCCATTCCTGCATCTTCATCGCGCACAACATCCATCACGTCTTCCAGGTGGTCGACCGCATCGTCGTCATGCGCCGGGGCAAGGTGGTCGCCGACGACATCGACCCGAAGAAGACAACCGTGACGGAAGTCGAACGGATCATCACCGGCATGTCGGACAAGGAAATCCGCGAGGCCATCGCCGACGGCAAACCGTCGCACTGAGGACGGCCGCCTTGTCGAAGCAGCCGAACGCTTGTCGCGGTGATGGGTGTCGATCGCCCTCCCCTCGGATCGCATCGGCTGGCAAATCGCGAGCCAAATCACGTGTCTGGCGCACGATCGCATCGGCGCATAGGGTTGCGGCATGAAGGCCACCGTCTCCGATATCGCCAGGAATTGCGGGCTCTCGACCGCGACGGTCGACAGGGTGCTCAACAACAGGCCCGGCGCCAGCGCCGCCAACCGGCAGCGCGTGATGGAGGCCGCCAAGCAGCTCGGCTATTTGCCGGTCGCCGACCAGGTGACGCTTCCATCCAGACCCGCAAACCTCGAATTCTTCCTGCCGATCGGCAGCAACGCCTTCATGCAGGATCTGGCAAGGCACATCGAGGACTATGCATCGCGCCTGCCGCTGGTCGCCTCCTGCCGGATCCATAGCCTCGCCGGCATCTCACCGAACGCGCTGCAGAGCGCGGTGGAAAACCTGTCGCTGAGGGCCAATGGCGTCGGCGTCATCGCCATCGACCATCCGCGAACCCGCAACATCCTGCGCGACATCGTCGAGGCCGGCATCCGCCTGGTGACGCTGGTGTCCGACATTCCGGCCGCTCCCCGCTCGGCCTATGTCGGCATCGACAACCGGGTGGCGGGGCGAACGGCGGCGCTTTTGATGGGTCGTTTCCTCGGCGGCCGCGAAGGCCATCTGGCGATGGTCGTCGGCTCGCGCTCCTATCGCGGCCATGAGGAGCGTGAGATGGGTTTTCGGTCAGTGCTCGGCGAAGAGTTTCCCAACCTCACCGTGACCAGCGCCGTCGAGATCAATGACGAGCCGGATGCCAGCTACGCCGAGACCATGAAGGCGTTGCACAACGAACCCGAACTGCTCGGCATTTATTGCGTCGGGGCCGGGCGCTCCGGCGTCGCGAGAGCCATCCTGGAAGCCAGGCCCAACCGCAAGCCGGTGTTCATCTGCCACGACCTGACGAAGGAGACACGCGGCTACCTCGTCGACGACCTCGCCGACGTCGTCATCGACCAGAACGCTAGGCTGATCGCCGAACAGTCGGTCATCCGCCTGCTCGGCTCCATCGCCTCATCGGCGCCCTATC from Mesorhizobium sp. 113-3-3 encodes the following:
- a CDS encoding ATP-binding cassette domain-containing protein, with translation MAEPLIRMQNIRKSYGRVQALEDANFHVNEREIVGLLGDNGAGKSTLIKVLSGAVPLTSGDIFIRGKKVTLRSTSDAIAQGIETIYQDSALVTQLSIARNLFLGREPIKPPRFLNRMDQEAMNNVARDLLKQVGISKNIPPTTPIGSLSGGERQAVAIARAMHFDSDLIILDEPTNNLGVAETQGVLSFVRSARDSGHSCIFIAHNIHHVFQVVDRIVVMRRGKVVADDIDPKKTTVTEVERIITGMSDKEIREAIADGKPSH
- a CDS encoding LacI family DNA-binding transcriptional regulator gives rise to the protein MKATVSDIARNCGLSTATVDRVLNNRPGASAANRQRVMEAAKQLGYLPVADQVTLPSRPANLEFFLPIGSNAFMQDLARHIEDYASRLPLVASCRIHSLAGISPNALQSAVENLSLRANGVGVIAIDHPRTRNILRDIVEAGIRLVTLVSDIPAAPRSAYVGIDNRVAGRTAALLMGRFLGGREGHLAMVVGSRSYRGHEEREMGFRSVLGEEFPNLTVTSAVEINDEPDASYAETMKALHNEPELLGIYCVGAGRSGVARAILEARPNRKPVFICHDLTKETRGYLVDDLADVVIDQNARLIAEQSVIRLLGSIASSAPYLTRKFIEPRLIFRENVPVQ